The Fundulus heteroclitus isolate FHET01 chromosome 13, MU-UCD_Fhet_4.1, whole genome shotgun sequence genome contains a region encoding:
- the LOC110367420 gene encoding C-type lectin domain family 4 member E-like produces the protein MMRRPHSCEEGEAAGSQHENPTRTSNQPQKVLLVLGSLLAAALIVIYRLCFAVLTTNPAPKEERKPFSDETHGACWELQGESWYYFSNYTSSWNQSRDSCQDLGGDLVKIDSREEQMFLGRRASSLMEEEDDRFWIGLTDSEEEGRWLWVDGSPLETSFWSIREPDNRSKDGAPEANCVRMGERGRADHLDSWFDISCYYLQKSICEKAAETERSSRVCG, from the exons GTGAAGCTGCTGGTTCCCAACATGAGAACCCAACCAGAACCTCCAATCAGCCACAGAAAGTCCTGCTGGTTCTGGGCtctctgctggctgctgctctcATCGTCATCTACAGACTCT gttttgctgttttgaCGACCAATCCAGCTccgaaagaggagaggaaacccTTCTCAG ATGAGACACATGGAGCATGCTGGGAGCTACAAGGTGAAAGCTGGTATTATTTCTCCAACTATACATCCTCCTGGAATCAGAGCAGAGATTCCTGCCAAGATCTGGGAGGAGACCTGGTGAAGAtagacagcagagaggagcag ATGTTCCTGGGGAGAAGAGCGAGCAGCTTAATGGAGGAAGAAGATGACAGGTTCTGGATCGGCCTGACGGACTCAGAGGAGGAAGGCAGATGGTTGTGGGTGGACGGGTCACCGTTGGAAACAAG CTTTTGGAGTATTAGAGAACCTGACAACAGGAGTAAAGATGGCGCTCCTGAAGCCAACTGTGTCAGGATGGGGGAGAGAGGAAGAGCCGATCATCTGGATTCCTGGTTCGATATATCCTGTTATTATCTGCAGAAAAGTATCTGTgagaaagcagcagaaactGAAAGGAGTTCACGTGTTTGTGGGTga